In a single window of the Novosphingobium sp. IK01 genome:
- a CDS encoding PHA/PHB synthase family protein, with the protein MTEPAAYHPPAAPPPAPDPLDGLAATLDRAAFAGIASMTGGLSPVTVAQAFSDWALHLAASPGKRLDLLGKAVRQWLRLADQCCHGPNPEHPGAPAIKPLPQDHRFDDPAWQQGPFGMITQSFLLAQQWWSNATTGISGVSAHHEAITAFAVRQMLDMAAPSNFLATNPVLQQRILDTGGMCLVEGAKLFLADLAELTRGGPDPKESPLQIGRDIAATPGKVVYRNRLIELIQYSPTTAEVKPEPVLIVPAWIMKYYILDLSANNSLIAWLVGQGYTVFAISWHNPTSEDRNLDMDDYRQLGPMAALTAIQAITGAAHIHALGYCLGGTLLSIAAAAMAREGDERLASVTLLAAQTDFTEPGELGLFIDEGQLNLLDSMMWERGYLDSHQMGGAFQMLRPNDLVWSRVLNEYLMGERPGVNDLMAWNADGTRMPYAMHSEYLRRLFLHNDLAEGRFLADGRAIALSSIRQPLFVVGTETDHVAPWHSVHKIHMLTSAAITFVLTSGGHNAGIVSEPGHKHRHYHMLERREGQAALSPDDWLTQANPYEGSWWEAWGRWLDAHSGSPVPPPPMGAPDKGYLPIAAAPGTYVLEN; encoded by the coding sequence ATGACCGAGCCTGCTGCCTACCATCCCCCCGCAGCTCCGCCCCCCGCGCCCGATCCGCTCGACGGTCTGGCCGCAACCCTCGACCGCGCGGCCTTTGCAGGCATCGCCAGCATGACCGGGGGACTTTCGCCGGTCACCGTGGCCCAGGCCTTTTCCGACTGGGCGCTCCATCTGGCCGCCTCGCCCGGAAAGCGGCTCGATCTGCTGGGCAAGGCGGTGCGGCAATGGCTGCGCCTGGCCGACCAGTGTTGCCATGGCCCCAATCCCGAACATCCCGGAGCCCCGGCGATCAAGCCCCTGCCACAGGATCACCGCTTCGATGATCCGGCCTGGCAGCAAGGCCCCTTCGGCATGATCACCCAGTCCTTCCTGCTTGCCCAGCAGTGGTGGAGCAACGCCACGACCGGCATTTCGGGGGTCAGCGCCCATCACGAGGCGATCACTGCCTTTGCGGTCCGCCAGATGCTCGACATGGCCGCCCCCAGCAATTTTCTGGCGACCAATCCGGTCCTGCAACAGCGCATCCTCGATACCGGCGGGATGTGTCTGGTCGAAGGGGCAAAGCTGTTCCTCGCCGATCTTGCCGAGCTGACGCGCGGCGGCCCCGATCCGAAGGAAAGTCCGCTCCAGATCGGTCGCGACATCGCCGCCACGCCGGGCAAGGTCGTCTATCGCAACCGGCTGATCGAACTGATCCAGTACAGCCCGACGACCGCCGAAGTGAAGCCCGAGCCGGTGCTGATCGTGCCTGCCTGGATCATGAAATATTACATCCTTGATCTTTCAGCCAACAATTCGCTGATCGCCTGGCTGGTCGGGCAGGGCTATACCGTCTTCGCGATCTCGTGGCACAATCCCACCAGCGAGGACCGCAACCTCGACATGGACGATTATCGCCAGCTTGGCCCGATGGCCGCGCTGACGGCGATCCAGGCGATCACTGGCGCGGCGCATATTCATGCGCTCGGCTATTGTCTGGGCGGAACGCTGCTGAGCATCGCGGCGGCGGCCATGGCGCGCGAGGGCGACGAGCGCCTTGCCTCGGTTACCCTGCTGGCCGCGCAGACCGACTTTACCGAACCGGGCGAACTGGGCCTGTTCATCGACGAGGGCCAGCTCAACCTGCTCGACAGCATGATGTGGGAACGCGGCTATCTCGACAGCCACCAGATGGGCGGCGCGTTCCAGATGCTGCGCCCCAACGATCTGGTGTGGTCGCGCGTCCTCAACGAGTACCTGATGGGCGAGCGGCCGGGCGTCAACGACCTGATGGCCTGGAACGCGGACGGGACGCGCATGCCCTATGCCATGCACAGCGAATACCTGCGCCGCCTGTTCCTGCACAACGATCTGGCCGAAGGGCGTTTTCTGGCCGATGGCCGGGCCATTGCGCTCTCCTCGATCCGCCAGCCGCTGTTCGTGGTGGGCACCGAGACCGACCATGTCGCCCCGTGGCATTCGGTCCACAAGATCCACATGCTCACCAGCGCGGCGATCACCTTCGTGCTGACGAGCGGCGGGCACAATGCCGGGATCGTCTCCGAACCGGGCCACAAGCATCGCCACTATCACATGCTTGAACGCCGCGAAGGCCAGGCCGCGCTTTCGCCCGACGACTGGCTGACCCAGGCAAACCCTTATGAGGGATCGTGGTGGGAGGCATGGGGCCGCTGGCTCGACGCCCATTCCGGCTCTCCCGTGCCGCCTCCGCCGATGGGCGCCCCGGACAAGGGCTATCTCCCGATCGCCGCCGCGCCGGGCACATACGTTCTGGAGAACTGA
- a CDS encoding bifunctional enoyl-CoA hydratase/phosphate acetyltransferase: MPAPNMIENRTFEEITVGESAQISRTLGQREIQLFALASGDVNPAHVDPEFAATDMFHKVIAHGLWGGGLISAVLGTELPGPGTIYLEQSLRFERPVGLGDTITAQVVVTGKDEHHHFVTFACTCTNQAGEEVISGIAKVKAPSEKIRRPRAALPDIRFADHDGYRRLMEAARGHQAMPVAVVHPCSVAAISAVIEAFEEGLITPILVGPTARIQAAASEAGADIGAFRIVDTPHSHASASAAVALIHSGEAQALMKGSLHTDELMGAAVSRDGGLRTERRISHVYLMDVPGHPTPLLITDAAINIAPNLLEKADIIRNAIDLAHVIGIAQPKVAILSAVETINPALASTLDAAALCKMADRGQITGGLLDGPLAFDNAISAAAAREKGIVSPVAGQAEILVVPDLEAGNMLAKQLTFLGGADAAGIVLGARVPIILTSRADSLRTRLASCAVVVLLAAAAQTGGKNA, from the coding sequence ATGCCTGCCCCGAATATGATCGAGAACCGCACGTTCGAGGAAATCACCGTGGGCGAGAGCGCGCAGATCTCGCGCACGCTCGGCCAGCGCGAGATCCAGCTCTTCGCGCTGGCCTCGGGCGACGTCAATCCGGCCCATGTCGATCCTGAATTCGCCGCGACCGACATGTTCCACAAGGTCATCGCTCATGGCCTGTGGGGCGGTGGGCTGATCTCGGCAGTGCTGGGAACCGAGTTGCCGGGGCCGGGCACGATCTATCTTGAACAGAGCCTGCGTTTCGAGCGACCGGTCGGACTGGGTGACACGATCACCGCGCAGGTCGTCGTTACCGGAAAGGACGAGCATCACCACTTCGTGACATTCGCCTGCACCTGCACCAACCAGGCGGGCGAGGAAGTGATCTCGGGCATCGCCAAGGTCAAGGCGCCATCCGAGAAGATCCGCCGCCCCCGCGCCGCGCTGCCCGACATCCGCTTTGCCGACCACGATGGCTATCGCCGCCTGATGGAAGCGGCGCGCGGCCATCAGGCCATGCCGGTCGCCGTGGTCCACCCGTGCAGCGTGGCCGCGATCAGCGCGGTGATCGAGGCCTTCGAGGAAGGGCTGATCACGCCGATCCTCGTGGGGCCCACCGCCCGCATTCAGGCCGCTGCCAGCGAGGCGGGGGCCGACATTGGCGCCTTCCGCATCGTCGATACGCCCCACAGCCATGCCTCTGCCAGCGCGGCGGTCGCCCTGATCCACTCGGGCGAGGCGCAGGCCCTGATGAAGGGCTCGCTCCATACCGATGAACTGATGGGGGCGGCTGTTTCACGCGATGGGGGCCTGCGCACCGAAAGGCGCATCAGCCACGTCTACCTGATGGACGTTCCGGGCCATCCGACCCCGCTGCTGATCACCGATGCGGCCATCAATATCGCGCCCAACCTTCTGGAAAAGGCCGATATCATTCGCAACGCCATCGATCTGGCCCATGTGATCGGGATCGCGCAGCCCAAAGTGGCGATCCTCTCGGCGGTCGAGACGATCAACCCGGCGCTGGCCTCGACGCTCGACGCGGCGGCCTTGTGCAAGATGGCTGACCGGGGACAGATCACCGGCGGCCTGCTCGATGGCCCGCTGGCCTTCGACAATGCGATCAGCGCGGCCGCCGCGCGCGAGAAGGGGATCGTCTCGCCCGTGGCCGGACAGGCCGAAATCCTCGTCGTGCCTGATCTGGAAGCGGGTAACATGCTGGCCAAGCAACTGACGTTCCTGGGCGGGGCCGATGCCGCCGGGATCGTGCTGGGCGCGCGGGTGCCGATCATCCTGACGAGCCGTGCCGACAGCCTGCGCACGCGCCTCGCTTCGTGCGCGGTGGTGGTGCTGCTGGCAGCAGCAGCCCAGACCGGCGGGAAAAACGCATGA
- a CDS encoding acetate/propionate family kinase, whose protein sequence is MTRSIISLNSGSSSIKFGLYHLEEQGPVHVAGGKLEGIGTAPRIRIHSDTGEILLEKSWGEGTKDGGAGLTHEPLLSELYDWAHDHLQDHAIVAVGHRVVHGGGRYWAPRLIDEALVAELDTFSPLAPLHQPHNLAAIREIARKAPHLVQVACFDTGFHHAMPGVATRLPLPRAYAARGMRRYGFHGLSYEYVSARLATLDPALAQGRVIVAHLGNGASLCAMRGGASVDTTMGFTALDGLIMGTRTGMLDPGAVIHLQLQEGLSAHEVESMLYRRSGLLGLSELSSDMRSLHASDDPRAAEAIESFVWTAARQMGALMVSLEGLDGLVFTAGIGENDPVIRAAICARLAWTGLVLDEAANAANAPVISSPESRVIVRVIPTDEERQIALHTFSLTQPFMDAAKGDS, encoded by the coding sequence ATGACCCGCTCGATCATCAGCCTCAACTCGGGCTCATCGAGTATCAAGTTTGGCCTCTATCATCTTGAGGAGCAAGGGCCGGTCCATGTCGCCGGAGGCAAGCTCGAAGGGATCGGCACGGCCCCGCGCATCCGCATCCACAGCGATACGGGCGAAATCCTGCTCGAAAAAAGCTGGGGCGAGGGAACCAAGGACGGCGGCGCCGGGCTGACCCACGAGCCCTTGCTCAGCGAGCTCTACGACTGGGCCCACGATCACCTTCAGGATCACGCCATCGTCGCGGTCGGTCACCGCGTGGTCCATGGCGGCGGGCGCTATTGGGCACCGCGCCTGATCGACGAAGCGCTCGTTGCCGAACTTGATACCTTTTCCCCGCTCGCCCCGCTCCACCAGCCCCACAACCTCGCCGCGATCCGCGAGATCGCACGCAAGGCCCCTCATCTGGTGCAGGTCGCCTGTTTCGACACCGGCTTCCACCATGCCATGCCCGGCGTCGCCACGCGCCTGCCGCTCCCGCGTGCCTATGCCGCGCGGGGGATGCGCCGCTATGGCTTCCACGGACTGTCCTACGAATATGTCTCGGCCCGTCTGGCCACGCTCGATCCGGCGCTGGCGCAAGGGCGGGTGATCGTCGCCCATCTGGGCAACGGGGCGAGCCTTTGCGCGATGCGCGGGGGGGCGAGCGTCGACACCACGATGGGCTTTACCGCGCTCGACGGGCTGATCATGGGAACCCGCACCGGCATGCTCGATCCCGGCGCGGTGATCCACCTGCAATTGCAGGAAGGTCTTTCCGCGCACGAGGTCGAAAGCATGCTCTATCGCCGCTCGGGCCTGCTGGGCCTGTCCGAACTGTCGAGCGACATGCGCAGCCTTCATGCCAGCGATGATCCGCGCGCGGCCGAGGCCATCGAATCCTTCGTGTGGACCGCCGCGCGCCAGATGGGCGCCCTGATGGTCTCGCTCGAAGGGCTCGACGGCCTCGTCTTCACCGCCGGGATCGGCGAGAACGACCCGGTCATCCGCGCGGCCATCTGCGCGCGCCTGGCCTGGACGGGGCTGGTCCTCGACGAGGCGGCCAATGCGGCAAATGCCCCCGTGATCAGCAGCCCGGAAAGCCGGGTCATCGTGCGCGTGATCCCCACTGACGAAGAACGCCAGATCGCGCTTCACACGTTTTCGCTCACCCAGCCTTTCATGGATGCCGCCAAGGGAGATTCCTGA
- the fabI gene encoding enoyl-ACP reductase FabI, with protein MTPLVDLSGKRGLVVGIANEHSIAAGCAAAFARCGASLAATYLNDKAKPFVAPVAEKLGVDMLLPCDVRVPGELEAVFETIRKEWGRLDFVLHSIAFAPHDDLFGRVVDSSAEGFALAMDVSCHSFVRMAHLAEPLMDKGGALLSVTFYGSERVVAHYNLMGPVKAALESTTRYVAAELGAKGIRAHAISPGPISTRAASGIDRFDELLDRASALAPEGTLATIDDVGALAAFLASDAARHITGTVIPVDGGAHLMA; from the coding sequence ATGACGCCTCTGGTCGATCTGTCCGGCAAGCGCGGGCTTGTCGTGGGCATTGCCAACGAACATTCGATTGCCGCAGGCTGCGCGGCCGCCTTTGCCCGTTGCGGGGCGAGCCTTGCGGCAACCTATCTCAATGACAAGGCCAAGCCGTTTGTCGCGCCGGTGGCCGAAAAGCTGGGCGTGGACATGCTGCTTCCGTGCGACGTGCGCGTGCCGGGCGAACTCGAAGCGGTCTTCGAAACGATCCGCAAGGAATGGGGAAGGCTCGATTTCGTGCTGCACTCGATTGCCTTTGCCCCGCATGACGACCTGTTCGGGCGGGTCGTCGACAGCTCGGCCGAAGGCTTTGCCCTGGCCATGGATGTCTCATGCCACAGTTTCGTGCGCATGGCCCATCTGGCCGAACCGCTGATGGACAAGGGCGGGGCCCTGTTGAGCGTGACGTTCTACGGATCGGAGCGCGTGGTTGCGCATTACAACCTCATGGGGCCGGTCAAGGCCGCGCTCGAAAGCACGACCCGCTATGTCGCCGCCGAACTGGGCGCCAAGGGCATTCGCGCCCATGCCATCTCGCCGGGGCCTATTTCCACGCGGGCGGCCAGCGGGATCGACCGGTTCGACGAACTGCTCGACCGTGCCAGCGCGCTGGCGCCGGAAGGCACACTCGCCACGATCGACGACGTGGGCGCACTGGCCGCCTTTCTGGCCAGCGATGCAGCCCGTCACATAACCGGAACGGTGATTCCGGTTGACGGGGGCGCGCATTTGATGGCTTGA
- a CDS encoding TetR/AcrR family transcriptional regulator, with product MPHTRKGPYGPSEKRETTRARNMEKIEAAAWKVFASIGLDGATVRDIVTQSDVSAGSFYNYFGTKEAVFGKLIADLVDRVRIEVAQARAKSAQVAAQGPDGVAVEDVEAMLARGYRVFMDVVLAIPEGPAFFEKNQHHIRSRLFGARQIDVLMADIAANVDELAASRGLSPGERQLLSAIIYASGTEALFVALRSGQTISAGYPDFLAQLLARGFGALIVGGQFGARPSVAAPAQGLDQQAESR from the coding sequence ATGCCTCACACCCGCAAGGGCCCCTATGGACCATCGGAGAAGCGCGAGACGACCCGTGCGCGCAACATGGAGAAGATCGAGGCGGCGGCCTGGAAGGTTTTCGCCTCGATAGGCCTCGATGGTGCCACGGTGCGCGATATCGTCACCCAGAGCGATGTCTCGGCGGGCAGTTTCTACAACTACTTCGGAACCAAGGAGGCTGTCTTCGGGAAGCTGATTGCCGATCTGGTCGATCGCGTCCGCATCGAGGTTGCACAGGCGCGCGCCAAAAGCGCGCAAGTGGCCGCGCAGGGGCCGGATGGCGTGGCTGTCGAGGATGTCGAGGCCATGCTCGCGCGCGGATACCGCGTGTTCATGGATGTCGTTCTGGCCATTCCCGAAGGGCCGGCTTTTTTCGAGAAAAACCAGCATCACATCCGCTCACGCCTGTTCGGCGCGCGCCAGATCGATGTCCTGATGGCCGATATCGCCGCCAATGTCGACGAACTTGCCGCCTCGCGCGGGCTTTCGCCCGGCGAGCGGCAATTGCTCAGTGCGATCATCTATGCCTCGGGGACCGAGGCGCTGTTTGTCGCGCTGCGCAGCGGGCAAACGATCAGTGCCGGATACCCCGACTTCCTCGCGCAGTTGCTGGCCCGTGGATTTGGCGCACTGATCGTTGGTGGCCAGTTCGGCGCTCGCCCGTCAGTCGCCGCGCCAGCGCAAGGCCTCGATCAGCAGGCTGAAAGCCGGTGA
- a CDS encoding LysR family transcriptional regulator — protein sequence MSYDRSDLASLAAFLVVAEERSFTRAAARLGTSQSALSHAMRRLESKVGVRLLTRTTRAVSPTDAGDRMVEVIGPALDQIATGISEITSLRDKPAGNIRLTVTDNVARTVLWPVLRTLLPEYPDIHVEVNVNNGFVDIVEERFDAGIRLGEAIDRDMIAVRVGPQLRMACVGAPSYFERNPIPLTPHDLSAHSCINWRMPTAGGLYAWEFEKDGRVMNVRVDGQLTFAGTELAIDAAEAGLGLAVTIEDQVSEAIEEGRLIRVLEDWCPPFPGYHLYYPSRRQASPAFSLLIEALRWRGD from the coding sequence ATGAGCTATGACCGTTCCGACCTCGCCTCGCTGGCGGCATTTCTGGTCGTGGCCGAGGAACGCAGCTTCACCCGTGCTGCGGCCCGTCTGGGGACTTCGCAATCGGCGCTCAGCCACGCGATGCGGCGCCTGGAATCCAAGGTCGGTGTCCGCCTGCTGACGCGGACGACCCGTGCGGTCTCGCCCACCGATGCGGGAGACCGCATGGTCGAGGTGATCGGCCCGGCGCTCGACCAGATCGCCACCGGCATCAGCGAGATCACCAGCCTGCGCGACAAGCCTGCCGGCAATATCCGCCTGACGGTTACCGATAATGTGGCGCGCACGGTGCTCTGGCCGGTCCTGCGCACGCTCCTGCCCGAATATCCCGACATCCATGTCGAAGTGAACGTAAACAATGGCTTCGTCGATATTGTCGAGGAGCGTTTCGATGCCGGGATCCGCCTGGGTGAAGCGATCGACCGCGACATGATCGCCGTGCGCGTCGGGCCGCAACTGCGCATGGCCTGCGTGGGCGCGCCTTCCTATTTCGAACGCAACCCGATCCCCCTCACTCCACACGACCTGTCCGCCCATTCGTGCATCAACTGGCGCATGCCCACCGCAGGCGGGCTCTATGCGTGGGAGTTCGAGAAGGACGGGCGCGTGATGAACGTGCGGGTCGACGGGCAGCTTACCTTTGCGGGTACGGAACTCGCCATCGATGCCGCCGAAGCCGGGCTCGGCCTTGCGGTGACCATCGAGGATCAGGTTTCCGAGGCTATCGAGGAAGGCCGTCTCATCCGCGTACTCGAAGACTGGTGCCCGCCTTTCCCCGGCTATCACCTCTATTATCCGAGCCGCCGGCAGGCTTCACCGGCTTTCAGCCTGCTGATCGAGGCCTTGCGCTGGCGCGGCGACTGA
- a CDS encoding YncE family protein, whose translation MVRNRLILAAVAALAPLATPVASPARAEAPAPQVIAVPGFADFLAVDGKTVWATNRGRVEHWSRKGKLAQVATPHPCGAMAVSDGALWVADCQDKAIKRIDLKTAKIVATIPTGIANPAGELNVVAGAGSIWVASDAAGTLARIDPATNAVAATVAVDPGTWYLAFGFDAVWAVSADKQTLQRVDPKTNTVTGRVGLGAQPGFLAAGADGVWVQEQGDGTLARIDPASVTLAGRIKVGANLKWGDIDTGLGKVWLRTTDDQVFAVIDPETMTVAARQGKPAGSGALRFTPKGVWTTAHDQHTLTWWPAPESLVKPAA comes from the coding sequence ATGGTCCGCAACCGGTTGATTTTGGCGGCAGTGGCCGCGCTTGCCCCACTCGCCACTCCCGTGGCCAGTCCTGCCCGCGCAGAGGCCCCGGCCCCGCAGGTGATTGCGGTGCCCGGCTTTGCCGACTTCCTCGCGGTTGACGGCAAGACCGTCTGGGCCACCAACCGGGGTCGGGTCGAGCACTGGTCGCGCAAGGGCAAGCTGGCGCAAGTCGCCACGCCCCACCCGTGCGGGGCCATGGCTGTCAGTGATGGCGCGCTCTGGGTTGCTGATTGTCAGGACAAGGCGATCAAGCGGATCGATCTCAAGACCGCGAAGATTGTCGCCACGATCCCCACCGGGATCGCGAACCCGGCGGGCGAGCTCAATGTCGTGGCCGGGGCTGGCTCGATCTGGGTGGCGAGCGATGCTGCCGGGACGCTCGCCCGCATCGATCCGGCGACCAATGCGGTCGCCGCCACGGTCGCGGTCGATCCGGGCACCTGGTATCTGGCCTTCGGCTTCGATGCGGTCTGGGCGGTGAGCGCCGACAAGCAGACCCTCCAGCGCGTGGACCCGAAGACCAACACCGTCACCGGGCGCGTGGGTCTGGGCGCGCAGCCCGGTTTCCTGGCCGCAGGCGCCGATGGGGTCTGGGTTCAGGAACAGGGTGATGGCACGCTCGCGCGGATCGATCCGGCCAGCGTGACGCTCGCCGGGCGGATCAAGGTCGGTGCCAACCTCAAGTGGGGTGACATCGACACCGGGCTTGGCAAAGTCTGGCTGCGCACGACCGACGATCAGGTCTTTGCCGTGATCGACCCCGAGACGATGACGGTCGCCGCGCGGCAGGGAAAGCCCGCTGGCAGCGGGGCCTTGCGCTTCACGCCCAAGGGCGTGTGGACGACCGCCCATGACCAGCACACGCTGACCTGGTGGCCCGCGCCCGAAAGCCTGGTCAAGCCGGCGGCCTGA
- the atzF gene encoding allophanate hydrolase, giving the protein MSAPERLSVAGIAAAVHAGATTALAVAHECLERIAAYDAIQPQIWIGRPTAEALLEQAAAIDARVAAGEHLPLAGVPFAVKDNIDVAGLATTAACPAFAYEPEASATVVARLLAAGALCLGKTNLDQFATGLVGTRSPYGIPRNASNLAYVSGGSSSGSSVAVAAGLAAFALGTDTAGSGRVPAAFNHLIGFKPTKGRWSTQGLVPACRSLDCISVFTSDTADARLVDGVVAGFDVADAWSRPLANRPVGHKVIGVPRRDQRVFFGDAESEYLYDRALEKLATLGTIVEIDIEPLKEAAQLLYGGPWVAERTAAIAGLLASNPEAIDPTVRTVVEPGLTQGAVELWNGIYRMAELKRHADGLFEQIDIFAFPTTGTTYRVAELAVAPVALNSNLGAYTNFVNLLDMAALAVPAGVRANATGFGITLIGPADTDRALLDIADEYLAIADLPPVPPLDLEGKMQTVKLAVVGAHLKDMPLHWQLTSRNATFVEATQTAPTYRLYAIANSVPPKPALIHAEDGAAIAVEVYEMGVAEFGSFTVEVPAPLAIGTVTLADGTSVKGFVAEPRAIEGARDITDLGGWRAFIAQNA; this is encoded by the coding sequence ATGAGCGCGCCCGAGCGGCTGAGCGTCGCAGGGATTGCGGCAGCCGTCCATGCGGGCGCGACCACCGCGCTCGCCGTGGCCCACGAATGTCTGGAACGGATCGCCGCCTATGACGCGATCCAGCCCCAGATCTGGATCGGGCGCCCCACGGCAGAGGCCCTGCTCGAACAGGCCGCCGCCATCGACGCGCGCGTGGCGGCAGGGGAACACCTGCCGCTCGCGGGCGTGCCCTTTGCGGTCAAGGACAATATCGACGTGGCGGGCCTTGCCACCACGGCGGCCTGCCCGGCCTTCGCCTATGAGCCCGAAGCCTCGGCCACGGTCGTTGCACGCCTTCTGGCGGCCGGTGCGCTGTGTCTGGGCAAGACCAACCTCGACCAGTTCGCCACCGGCCTTGTCGGCACGCGCAGCCCCTATGGCATCCCGCGCAATGCCTCCAACCTCGCTTATGTGAGCGGCGGATCGAGTTCGGGCTCGTCCGTCGCGGTCGCCGCAGGCCTTGCCGCCTTCGCGCTGGGCACCGACACCGCCGGTTCGGGCCGCGTGCCCGCCGCCTTCAACCACCTGATCGGTTTCAAGCCCACCAAGGGCCGCTGGAGCACGCAAGGGCTGGTTCCGGCCTGCCGTTCGCTTGACTGCATCTCGGTCTTCACGTCCGACACCGCCGATGCGCGCCTCGTCGATGGTGTGGTGGCCGGGTTCGACGTCGCCGATGCCTGGTCCAGGCCCTTGGCAAACCGCCCCGTCGGCCACAAGGTCATCGGCGTTCCCCGCCGCGACCAGCGCGTGTTCTTTGGCGACGCGGAATCCGAATATCTCTATGATCGCGCGCTCGAAAAGCTCGCCACGCTGGGCACGATCGTCGAGATCGACATCGAACCGCTCAAGGAAGCCGCGCAACTGCTCTATGGCGGCCCGTGGGTGGCCGAGCGCACGGCAGCCATTGCCGGGCTCCTCGCCAGCAATCCCGAGGCCATCGATCCCACGGTCCGCACGGTGGTCGAACCCGGCCTGACCCAGGGCGCGGTCGAACTGTGGAACGGCATCTATCGCATGGCCGAACTCAAGCGCCATGCCGACGGCCTGTTCGAACAGATCGACATCTTCGCCTTCCCCACCACCGGCACGACTTATCGCGTGGCCGAACTGGCCGTGGCCCCGGTTGCCCTCAACAGCAACCTTGGCGCCTATACCAACTTCGTGAACCTGCTCGACATGGCCGCGCTGGCCGTGCCGGCCGGGGTGCGCGCCAATGCCACGGGCTTTGGCATTACCCTGATCGGCCCGGCAGATACCGACCGTGCCCTGCTCGACATTGCCGACGAATATCTGGCGATTGCCGATCTTCCCCCCGTTCCCCCGCTCGACCTGGAGGGCAAAATGCAGACCGTGAAACTCGCCGTTGTCGGAGCCCACCTCAAGGACATGCCGCTGCACTGGCAGCTCACCTCGCGCAACGCGACGTTCGTGGAAGCAACGCAGACCGCGCCCACTTATCGCCTCTATGCGATCGCCAACAGCGTGCCGCCCAAGCCCGCACTGATCCATGCCGAAGATGGCGCGGCCATCGCGGTCGAGGTCTATGAAATGGGCGTCGCTGAATTCGGCAGCTTCACCGTCGAAGTGCCCGCCCCGCTCGCCATCGGTACGGTGACCCTCGCCGATGGCACCAGCGTCAAGGGCTTCGTGGCCGAACCTCGCGCCATCGAGGGCGCCCGGGACATCACCGATCTGGGGGGCTGGCGCGCGTTCATCGCCCAAAACGCCTGA